A single region of the Silene latifolia isolate original U9 population chromosome 8, ASM4854445v1, whole genome shotgun sequence genome encodes:
- the LOC141595436 gene encoding uncharacterized protein LOC141595436, which translates to MNREKSDIYFNGLGMQTGNEVLNLSGFKEGQFPFRYLGIPISHKRMAIGDCSRLVEKIVMRIGNWGARKLDSVWIERICRNYLWSGGDQYVKSPPVSWENVCKAKKFGGLGMIDCRLWNVALIGKYVWWLVIKADHLWIKWVNHVYIKDQDWMHYQPTNNSSWTWRKICQVKEQMKAGFNNGRWDNQDHCSVAGGYAWLQGVQHKVNWWPLVWNRMNVHKHSFILWLAVQWRLMIKDRLIKFGIIADATCDMCMIQQEDHHHLLYGCQFSVQCWNLFRDWLKINMPLVGVLEWGVQWRCRSLLKKQMIMAAMAALVYQIWTVRNKCRIDLQLPRPCRVIAEVKANVRLLNLTTM; encoded by the exons ATGAATCGTGAGAAGTCTGACATTTATTTCAATGGGTTGGGTATGCAGACTGGTAATGAAGTACTCAATCTTTCTGGTTTCAAAGAGGGCCAATTCCCTTTTAGATATTTAGGAATTCCTATTTCTCATAAAAGAATGGCCATTGGGGATTGTTCGAGGCTAGTTGAAAAGATTGTGATGAGGATCGGGAACTGGGGGGCAAGAAAACTCGATTCTGTTTG GATTGAGAGGATATGCAGGAATTACTTATGGAGTGGTGGTGACCAGTATGTAAAGTCTCCTCCTGTGTCTTGGGAGAACGTTTGCAAAGCAAAAAAGTTTGGTGGTTTGGGTATGATTGATTGCAGACTATGGAATGTAGCATTGATTGGAAAGTATGTCTGGTGGTTGGTGATCAAAGCTGACCATCTTTGGATCAAATGGGTAAATCATGTCTACATTAAAGATCAGGACTGGATGCATTATCAACCAACTAATAATTCCAGTTGGACTTGGCGTAAAATTTGTCAGGTAAAGGAACAAATGAAAGCTGGGTTTAATAATGGTAGATGGGATAATCAGGATCATTGCTCAGTTGCTGGTGGATATGCTTGGCTGCAAGGGGTTCAACATAAGGTTAATTGGTGGCCTCTTGTATGGAATAGAATGAATGTCCATAAGCATTCATTTATTCTATGGTTGGCAGTTCAATGgagactaatgatcaaggacagaCTGATCAAATTTGGCATTATTGCTGATGCTACCTGTGATATGTGTATGATTCAGCAGGAAGATCATCATCATCTCCTGTATGGTTGCCAATTTAGTGTTCAGTGCTGGAATTTATTCAGAGATTGGTTGAAGATTAACATGCCACTGGTAGGGGTTTTGGAATGGGGTGTTCAATGGCGCTGTCGTTCCCTCCTGAAGAAGCAAATGATTATGGCTGCCATGGCTGCTCTCGTTTATCAGATTTGGACTGTAAGAAACAAGTGCCGAATAGATCTCCAACTTCCTCGTCCATGTAGGGTCATTGCTGAGGTGAAGGCTAATGTTAGACTGCTTAATTTGACTACGATGTAA